The Streptomyces sp. V3I7 genome segment CAACCAGTACGCGCTGCCCGAGAACTCCGTCGGCGCGTTCACCGCGCAGTGGGGCAGCGTCTCACGGGTGCGCGCGACATGCGGGTCGGACAGCGAGCGGGCGGACCCCTGCAGTTCGGACACCTACGAGGTGACGGTGCGCCGGGGACGGGTCGTCTCGGCCTCGGACCTGCCCGGCAGCGGGCCCATCGCCGCCGACACCACCGTGCTCGTCGGGCGGGAGGCGGGGGCGCGGTGGCTGCGGAAGCTGTCCGCTGGTGAGCAGGTGGTGGTACGGCACCGGCTGGTGGCGTCCGCCTCCCGGATTCCTTACCGCTTCGCCCTCGCGGGCTATCCGGTGCTGCGTGGCGGGCAGCCGCTGCCCGGCCTCGACGGCGCCACCGGCGCCGTGCGCACCGCCGTCGGCATCGCGGACGGCGGCCGGCGCCTGCTGCTGTTCGCCGTGGACGGCGACCCTGCCTACCGCAGCGGACTGACTATCGCCGAAGTCGCCGACGAGATGCGGGCGTTGGGTTCGGTGGACGCCTTCAGTCTGGACGGGGGCGGGTCGACGACGCTGGTCGCCCGCGAGCCGGGAGCGACCACCGTCACCGTACGCAACCATCCTCAGGGCGGCGCCGAGCGCCCCGTGCCCAACGGCATCGGGGTCTTCTCGGCGCCCTGACTCCCCGGCGCCCCGGGCTCAGGGCCGCAGGCCGCTCACGAGGTCCGCGGTCGCGGTGAGCCCGTCGTGGATGGTGGGCGCCATGCTCGTGCTGGCCAGGTAGAAGCCCAGCAGCATGCAGACCAGGGCGTGGGAGAACTTCAGCGCGCCGTTGCGCATGAAGACCACGGCCAGGATCAGGAGCAGCAGCACCACAGAGATGGAAATGGCCATCGCGTACCTCCTCCGCCACGCCGTACGGCGGCGTTCGGCCGTAAGTGTGGCGTAGCGGAGGGTCCGTCCGAGCGACTGACGTGTCCCCTGATCGAGTGATGTCGCCCTCGGGTCCGCCCGGCGTCTACGCCGACGGACGGGCGTCCAGGAAGGCCTCCAGGCCCGCGAGGTCGTCCGTGTTGACGTAGTCGACGCCGGCGGCGAGCAGCTCGGCCCACAGGGCGTCCCGGGCCGGCCCCGCGGTGTCCGGGGTGGCCCACAGGCGGACCTGCTGCCCGCGGTCGTGCGCCTGCTGGACGATGCCGCGCAGCTTCTGCCGTTCGGCGTCCGGGAACGGCCCGTCGCCGAGCCAGGTGAAGTTGTTCGTCCAGTTGTCGCTGATGAGCGGGACGAAGGAGGCCGGCGCAGGACTGCCGAGGTCGGTGAGCCTGCCGTCGTAGAAGGCGCGCCGCACCGTCTGGGCCTCCATGGGCGCGCGGGCGGCCCGGTCCCCGGAGATCACGGCGGTGACCGGTCCCGGGAGGACGCGCCCGTCCGCGTACGTTGTGAACAGGCGGGCGTAGCGCCGCAGATGGCGGTCGAGTTCGAGGTACGTCGACGCGCCTTCCGTCTTGATGTCGACGAGGAGCTGGAGCGGTCGGCGCCAACCCCGGTACACCGCGCCCTGGTTGGCCCGGACGCGGGCGACGAGGGGTTCGAGGTAGAGGGACTCCAGGGTGCGGGACGGGTCCAGCTCGGTGGTGTCGTGGCCGACGAGGAGCTGGTCGCCGACGAGGAAGATGTCGGCCTCGACACTGCCGAAGCGGTGGTCGAGGGCGTCGAACAGGGGGCGCTGGTGGGCGTAGTCGTTGTGGGCGTGGGCGCGCCACAGCGGGGACGGGCCTCGGCCGCCGCCGTCCGCCCACGCCTGGGCGGCGGGCAGCGCGACCGCTCCGGCCAGTGCGGCACCGAAGGTGGTGAGGGCACTGCGGCGGGTGATGTGAACCATGGACTGCCTCCCTTGAGGAACGTGCGGGACCGGAGGGATTATGCGGGGGAACCCGCCCCAACCGTCCCTTTCGCGCACCGAGTTGGCCGGACCGCCCCCTCTGTTCACTTCACCGGTCCGGCCCGCACGGCGAAGCCCGCCCCAGGTGGGACGGGCTTCGTCTCTGCTTCACCAGGTGTACGTCAGGGGGCCTGGAGGTCGACCAGTTCGGCCAGCGCCTCGCGGTGGGCGCCCGCCGTGCCGTAGGCGATCGAGTCGGCCTTGGCCCGCTTGAGGTACAGGTGGACCGGGTGCTCCCAGGTCATGCCGAAACCGCCATGCAGTTGCAGCGCCTCCTCGGCGGCCCGGACGGCGACCGGAGCCGCGTATGCCTGGGCGACGGCGACCGCCACGTCGGCGTCCTCGCCGGTGGACAGGGCGTCGGCGGCGCCCCGCGCGGCCGCCCGGAGGCTGACGACCTCCAGCCACAGCTGGGCGAGCCGGTGCTTGAGCGCCTGGAAGCCGCCGACGGGCCGGTTGAACTGCTTGCGCTCCTTCAGGTATCGGACGGTTTCGGTCAACGTCCATTCAGCGACGCCGAGTTGCTCGGAGGCGAGCAGTCCGGCCCCGGCGCGCAGGGCCCGTCGTACGGCGGGTGCGGCGGCGCCGAGGCGCCGTCCCTGGGCGCCGCCGAGGGTGACGGTGGCGAGCGGCCGGGTCAGGTCCAGGGAGACCTGCGGGGTGACGGTCACGGCGTCGGCGGCCACGGCGTACAGGTCGCCGTCGTCGGCCGGGACGAGCAGGACGTCGGCGGCGGCCGCGTCCGCGATGCCGGTCAACTCGCCGCGCAGGGTGCCGTTCTCCTGCCGTACGGTCTTGAACTCACCGGCCGGGGCGACCTGCAGCCCGACGGCCAGGGCGGCGATGGTGCGCCCGGAGGCGAGCTGAGCGAGCAGTTCCTCGTCGGCGCAGGCCAGCAGGGCCTCGGTGGCCACGACCGCGCTCGTCAGATACGGCACCGGCGCGACCGCACGCCCCAACTCCTCCACGACGACCGCGACTTCCCGGTGCGTGGCGCCGTCCCCGCCCTGAGCCTCGGGGACGAGGAGGCCGGCGAGGCCCATGCCGTCCGCGAGCAGCTTCCACAGGGCGAGGTCGTGCGGGGCGTCCGACTCGGTGCGGGCGATCACGCCCGGCGCGTCGCAGTGGTCCGTGAGCAGGTCACGGACGGCGGCGCGCAGCGCCTCTTCCTCCGGCGAGTAGAGCAGATCCGGCTGTGCGCTCATCGGGCCAGGTCCTTCCAGGCGACGTCCTTGTCGGTGCGCGGCTCGGCGGGCAGGCCCAGGACGCGCTCGGCGACGATGTTCAGCAGGACCTCGCTGGTCCCGCCCTCGATGCTGTTGCCCTTGGCACGGAGGTAGCGGTAACCGGCGTCCCGGCCGGTGAAGTCGACCAGTTCGGGTCGGCGGAGCGTCCAGTCGTCGTACAGGAGCCCTTCCTCGCCCCGGAGTTCGACCTCCAGGCCGCTGATCTCCTGAGCGAGGCGGGCGAAGGCGAGCTTCATGCCGGAGCCCTCGGGGCCGGGTTCGCCGGCGACGAGCTGCTGGCGCAGGCGTTCGCCGGTGAGCCGGACGACCTCGGCCTCCACCCACAGCTTGAGCAGCCGCTGGTGCAGGTCGTGGGTGCGCAAGCCGGGGCGCTCGCGCCAGGTCCGGGAGACGGGGCCGATCATGCCGCCCTCGCGGGGCAGCCGCATGCCGCCGATGGAGACGCGCTCGTTCATCAGCGTCGTCTGGGCGACCCGCCAGCCGTCGCCGACCTCACCGAGGCGGCGCGAGTCGGGGATGCGGACGTCCGTGAGGAAGACCTCGTTGAACTCGGCCTCGCCGGTGATCTGGCGCAGCGGCCGGACCTCGACGCCGGGGTCGGTCATGTCGCAGATGAAGTAGGTGATTCCGGCGTGCTTGGGCGCGTCCGGGTCGGTGCGGGCGATGAGGATGGCCCAGCGGGCGACGTGGGCGCTGGAGGTCCACACCTTCTGCCCGTTGACGACCCAGTCCTCACCCTCCTTGACCGCCCGGGTGCCGAGCGCCGCGAGGTCGGAGCCGGCGCCCGGCTCGCTGAAGAGCTGGCACCAGACCTCCTCCCCCGTCCACAGCGGGCGCAGGAAGCGCCGCTTCTGCTCCTCGGTGCCGTAGTGCAGGATCGTCGGCGCCGCCATGCCGAGGCCGATGCCGATGCGCCGGGGGTCGTTGTCGGGGGCGCCCGCGGCGGCCAGCTCGGCGTCCACGACGGCCTGGAGGGAGCGCGGGACGCCGAGCCCGCCGAGGCCCTCGGGGAAGTGCACCCAGGCGAGCCCGGCGTCGAAGCGGGCCTTCAGGAAGTCGAGCCGGTCGGTGTCGGCCGGCGGGTGAGCGGCCAGCAACTCGGTGGTACAGCGCCTGAGTTCGGCGGCGTCGATGGTCATGCGGCGGCTCCGTTCTCCAGAGACTCCAGCGACGGTACGACGGCGATCCGGCCGGTGGAGGCGCCGTCGGCGACCCGCTGCACCGCGGCCGCGGCTCCGGCGAGCGGCACGCGCTCGCTGATCAGCGGCTTGACGGCGCCCCGGGCGGCGAGCTCGGTGAGCTGCTCGTGGCAGTGCTGGATCAGCTCCGGGTTCTTGGTGCCGTACAGACCCCAGTGCAGGCCGAGGATCGAGTAGTTCTTGACCAGGGCGTGGTTGAGCGCGGGGCTGGGGACGGTCCCGCTCGCGAAGCCCACGACGACGATCCGGCCCTCGAAGGCGACGGTCTTGGCGGACTGCGTGTAGGCGTCGCCGCCGACCGGGTCGTAGATCACGTCGGCGCCCCGGCCGCCGGTGGCCTCCTTGACCGCGGCGATGACGTCCTCGTCGCGCCGGTCGATCACCACGTCGCAGCCCAGCTCCCGGGCGACGGCGGCCTTGTCGGGGCCGCCCACGACGCCGATGACCCGGGCGCCGGCCGCCTTGCCGAGCTGCACGGCCGCGCTGCCGACGCCGCCGGCCGCCGCGTGCACGAGCAGGGTCTCGCCGGCCTCCAGCCGGGCCCGGCGGTGCAGGCCGAACCAGCCGGTCTGGTAGCCGATGTGCAGCGCGGCGGCCTCGGCGTCGTCCAGGGCCTCGGGCGCGGGCAGCAGGGCCGCGGCGTCGGCGACGGCGTACTCGGCGAAACCGCCGTACGGCAGCACCGGGTTGGCGATCACCCGGCGGCCGTCCTCGGTCTCGCCGCAGATCTCGACGCCCGGGGTGAAGGGCAGCGGCGGCCGCACCTGGTACTGGCCGCGGCACATCAGCGCGTCCGGGAAGTTGACGTTGGCGGCGCGTACCCGCAGCAGGACCTGGCCCTCGCCGGGCGTGGGCTGCGCTGTCTCCGCCGGCCGCATCACCTCGATCGGTTCGCCGTTCTCGTGCACTTGCCATGCCTGCATGGGGGCCTCCACGGGACTGCGTTCGTCTGGCTCGTCCGGCTCGCCTGACCGGGGTCGATCGCATACTAAGCGGTCGCTTGTCATCAGGGAACAGCTCTCCACCGGAGAACGACAGACCCGCGCACGACCGCCCGACCACTCGCCGTCGGCGGGCCCCCGTTGCACCATGGCTGCATGCTGCTGGCCCGGCTCGCGCAGGTCTCCCGGGAGGTCGCCGACACGTCGGCCCGCTCCCGCAAGACCGCTCTGCTCGCCGATCTGTTCCGCGAGACGGAGCCGGACGACGTGCCGGTCGTCATCCCGTATCTCGCGGGCCGACTGCCCCAGGGGCGGCTCGGCGTCGGCTGGAAGGTGCTCGGCAATCGCGTGCCCCCGGCCGCCGGGCCCACGCTCACCGTCCGCGAGGTGGACGTCCTGCTGACCGGCCTCGGCAAGGTGTCCGGGCCGGGCTCGCAGGCGGAACGGGCCCGGATCGTCGGTGAGTTGATGGGCGCGGCGACCGAGGAGGAGCAGCGCTTCCTGCTCGGGCTGATCACCGGCGAGGTGCGCCAGGGCGCCCTGGACGCGGTCGCCGTGGAGGGGCTCGCGCAGGCCACCGGCGCGGTCGCGGCGGACGTACGGCGGGCCGTGATGCTCGCCGGTTCGCTCCAGACGGTCGCCGAGGCGCTGCTCGCGGACGGCCCCGGGGCGCTGGAGCGCTTCCGGCTGACCGTCGGCCGTCCGGTCCAGCCGATGCTGGCGCAGTCCGCCGTCTCCGTCGCCGAGGCGGTCGGCAGGCTGGGCGGCTGCGCGGTCGAGGAGAAGCTGGACGGCATCCGCGTCCAGGTCCACCGCGACGGCGACACGGTACGGATCCACACCCGCACCCTCGACGACATCACCGACCGGCTGCCCGAAGTGGTCGCGGCAGCGCGGGAGTTGCCCGAGGAACGGTTCATCCTGGACGGCGAGGTGATCTCCCTCGACGCGGACGGGCGGCCCCGCTCCTTCCAGGAGACGGCGGGACGTGTCGGCTCGCGCACGGACGTGGCGAAGGCCGCCCGGGAGGTCCCGGTCTCCCCCGTCTTCTTCGACGTCCTCTCCGTGGGCGGCCGTGACCTGCTCGACCTGCCGCTGACCGAGCGGCACGCGGAGCTGGCCCGGCTGGTGCCCGAGCCGATGCGGGTGCGCCGGACGGTGGTGGAGCCGGGCCCCGAGGGCGTCACCGAGGCGGAGGACTTCCTCGCCGACACCCTGGCGCGCGGGCACGAGGGCGTGATGGTCAAGGGCCTGGACGCCGCCTACAGCGCGGGCCGGCGCGGGGCGTCCTGGCTGAAGGTCAAGCCCGTCCACACCCTGGACCTGGTGATCCTGGCCGCCGAGTGGGGCCACGGCCGGCGCACCGGCAAGCTCTCCAACCTCCACCTCGGCGCCCGCGGCCCGGACGGCGGCTTCGTCATGCTCGGCAAGACCTTCAAGGGGATGACCGACACGATGCTCGCCTGGCAGACCGAGCGGCTGCGCGAGCTGGCCGTCTCCGAGGACGGCCACGTGGTGACCGTACGCCCCGAACTCGTCGTGGAGATCGCCTACGACGGCCTCCAGCGCTCCACCCGCTACCCGGCCGGCGTCACCCTCCGCTTCGCCCGGGTCCTGCGCTACCGCGAGGACAAGCGGCCGGAGGAGGCGGACACCGTGGAGACCCTGCTCGCCGCCCATCCGGAGGTGGGGCCGTGACGGCAGCCCACAGCGCCGGACTCCTGCTGTTCCGGCACACCGCCAACGGCCTGGAGGTGCTGCTCGGGCACATGGGCGGGCCCTACTTCGCCAAGAAGGACGCGGGGGCCTGGACCGTCCCCAAGGGCGAGTACGACCCCGGCGAGCCCGCCTGGGACGCCGCCCGGCGCGAGTTCCAGGAGGAGCTCGGTCTGCCGCCGCCCGACGGGGCGGCCGTACCACTGGGCGAGGTGCGGCAGACCGGTGGCAAGGTCGTCACCGCGTGGGCGATCGAGGCGGATCTCGACCCGGCGGCCGTCGTCCCCGGCACGTTCTCGATGGAGTGGCCGCCGAGGTCGGGGAAGCTCCAGGAGTTCCCCGAGGTGGACCGGGTGGAGTGGCTCGGCCTCGACCGCGCGCGGGACGTGATCGTCACGGCGCAGTCCGCGTTTCTCGACCGGCTGGCGGAGCACTCGGGCTGAACAGGCGCACACGCGTTGCGGAGCCCACCCGCGCGCGGCAAGGTCGTTTCACAGCCCGCCCACAGGGAGGTCAGCCATGCCCATCGCCACGGTGAACCCGGCCACCGGCGAGACGGTCGAGACGTTCGAGGCCATGGACGACGACGAGATCGAGCGCCGGCTCGAACTCGCCGAGGCCACGTTCCGCACGTACCGCACGACGCCGATCGCCGAGCGCGCCCGTCTGATGAACCGGGCCGCCGACCTCCTGGACGCCGAGCGCGAGGACGTCGCGCGGGTCATGACCACCGAGATGGGCAAGCCGCTGAAGCAGGCCCGCGCGGAGGCCGCAAAGTGCGCCAAGGCGATGCGCTGGTACGCCGAGCACGCCGAGGAGCTGCTCGCCGACGAGGTGCCGGCCGCGTCCGACGTGAAGGACTCCGGGGCCTCGCGGGTCCGGGTGCGCTACCGGCCGCTCGGGCCCGTGCTCGCCGTGATGCCGTGGAACTTCCCGCTGTGGCAGGTGATCCGCTTTGCCGCCCCGGCCCTGCTGGCGGGCAACGTCGGTCTGCTCAAGCACGCCTCGAACGTCCCGCAGACGGCCCTGTACCTGGAGGACCTGTTCCACCGGGCCGGCTTCCCCGAGGGCTGCTTCCAGACGCTGCTGATCGGCTCCGGCGCGGTCGACGAGATCCTGCGCGACGAGCGGATCAAGGCGGCCACCCTGACCGGCAGCGAGCCCGCCGGACGGGCGGTCGCGGCCACCTCCGGGGAGATGGTGAAGAAGACGGTCCTGGAGCTGGGCGGCAGCGATCCGTTCATCGTGATGCCGTCCGCCGACCTCGACCGGGCCGCGGAGGTCGCGGTGACCGCGCGGGTGCAGAACAACGGGCAGTCGTGCATCGCCGCCAAGCGGTTCATCGTGCACACGGACGTGTACGACACCTTCGTCGAGAAGTTCGTCGCGGGCATGAAGGCCCTCACGATGGGCGACCCCATGGACGAGGAGACGGACGTCGGCCCGCTCGCCAGCCAGAGCGGACGGACCGACGTGGAGGAGCTCGTCGACGACGCGAAACGCAGCGGCGCCACGGTGCTGGCCGGCGGCGAGCGCCCGGAGGGGCCCGGCTGGTACTACCCGCCGACCGTCCTCGCCGACGTCGACCGGGACATGCGCATCCACCGCGAGGAGGCCTTCGGCCCGGTGGCCACGCTCTACCGCGCGGCGGATTTGGACGAGGCCGTGCTGATCGCCAACGACACCCCGTTCGGGCTGAGTTCGAACGTGTGGACGCGCGACGAGGCCGAGACCGACCGGTTCGTACGGGATCTGGAAGCCGGCGGCGTCTACTTCAACGGCATGACCGCGTCCCACCCGGCGTTCCCGTTCGGCGGGGTCAAGCGCTCCGGGTACGGGCGCGAGCTGGCCGGCCAGGGGATGCACGAGTTCTGCAACATCACCACCGTGTGGCACGGTGCGTGAGGTCTGCGCCGATACGATCCGCGTTGTGAACCGCGAAGTGACCCTGCCTCTGATCGTCGACGACCGCGGTACCTTGCAGGTCGCCGCGGCCGATGTGAGCAAACTGCTCCGCACGGTGGGCGGTCGGTGGCTGCACCTCGTCGAGACGGGCGAGGGACGCCTCGACGAGGACACGGTGGCCGCGCTCACCATCGAGCTCGCGAAGCTGGCCGACCGCATCGACGTGGCGTGCATCGCGCACAGCAGCGGGACCCCCTGATCCATCCGGTAGGGCCTGAGCCCGTACAACCCGTACGGCCCAAGGGATTCCGCCCTTCAGGGCCCGCTTGGCGCCTCGGCGGCCGTCCCCGGTTCGGAGTAATCCGGCGCGAGATCGTCGCCCCGTCGGGTGAACCTGGGTGGACCACCCAACGAACGGCGGGCGCGAGCCTGCCGGACGGCGAGAGCAGGGACGGCTGATGGCTACTTTGTGCAGACCCTCGGTGTCCGTACCGGAGCACGTGATCACGATGGAGGAGACGCTCGAACTCGCGCGTGCCCACCACGCGGACCACCCACAGCTGGCGCTGGCTCTGCGGCTGATCGAGAACACGGGCGTCCGCACCCGGCACATCGTGCAGCCCATCGAGGAGACCCTGAAGCACCCCGGCTTCGAGGACCGCAACAAGATGTACGAGGCCGAGGCCAAGGCCCGCGTCCCCGCGGTGATCCAGCGGGCCCTCGACGACGCCGAGCTCATGACCTCCGACATCGATGTCATCATCTACGTCTCGTGCACGGGCTTCATGATGCCGTCGCTGACGGCGTGGCTGATCAACGAGATGGACTTCCCGAGCAACACCCGCCAACTCCCCATAGCCCAGCTGGGCTGTGCGGCCGGCGGCGCGGCCATCAACCGGGCCCACGACTTCTGCACGGCCTACCCGGAGGCCAACGCGCTCATCGTCGCCTGCGAGTTCTGCTCGCTGTGCTACCAGCCCACCGACCTCGGCGTCGGATCGCTGCTCTCCAACGGTCTGTTCGGGGACGGCATCGCCGCGGCCGTGGTGCGCGGCGAGGGCGGCACCGGCGTACGCCTGGAGCGCAACGGGTCGTACCTGATCCCCAAGACCGAGGACTGGATCGCATACGACGTCCGGGCCACCGGTTTCCACTTCCTGCTGGACAAGCGGGTACCCACCACCATGGAGCCGCTCGCCCCGGCGCTCCAGGACCTCGCCGGCATGCACGGCTGGGACGCGACCGACCTGGACTTCTACATCATCCACGCCGGTGGTCCCCGAATACTCGACGACCTCAGCAAGTTCCTGAAGGTCGAGCCGCACGCGTTCCGGTTCAGCCGGGCCACGCTCACCGAGTACGGCAACATCGCCAGCGCCGTCGTCCTGGACGCACTGCGCCGGCTGTTCGACGAGGGCGGGGCCGACGCCGAGGCGCGCGGTCTGCTCGCCGGGTTCGGCCCCGGCATCACCGCCGAGATGACCGTGGGCCGTTGGCAGCGGTCGGACCAGGGGATCTCATGATCGACGAGACACTCCCCGAGCCACTGGCCGGCGCCGACACGGAGGCCGGGACCCTGCCGCCCGTGCGGCAGTGGCCGGCGGCGGATCTGACCGGCACCGACTTCGACCCGGTGCTGACCGAGCTGATGCGCGAGGGCCCGGTCACCCGCATCCAACTGCCCAACGGCGAGGGCTGGGCCTGGCTGGTCACCCGGTACGACGATGTCCGGGCGGTGGCCAACGACCCGCGGTTCAGCCGGGAGGCGGTCATGGAGCAGCCGGTCACCCGGCTCGCCCCGCACTTCATCCCGGCCAAGGGCGCGGTCGGTTTCCTCGACCCGCCCGACCACACCCGGCTGCGCCGCTCGGTCGCCCCGGCGTTCACCGCGAAGGGCGTGGAGCGCGTCCGCGACAAGGCGCGCGGCATGCTCGACGCCCTGGTGGACGACCTGCTGCGGGCCGGCCCGCCGGCCGATCTGACCGCGGCCGTCCTCAGCCCGTTCCCGATCGCGGTGATCTGCGAGCTGATGGGCGTCCCGGCCGCCGACCGGCACAGCATGCACAACTGGACGCAGCTCATCCTGTCCTCCGCGCACGGCAGGGAGACCAGCGAGAAGGCCAAGGACGAGATGGGCGCCTACTTCACCGAGCTCATCGGGGCGCGGGAGGGCAGCGAGGCCGAGGACGTCACCTCGCTGCTCGGCGCCGCCGTGGGCCGCCGCGAGGTGACGCTCCAGGAGGCGGTGGGGCTGGCCGTCCTCCTCCAGATCGGCGGTGAGGCGGTCACCAACAACAGCGGGCAGATGATCCATGTGCTGCTGACCCGGCCCGATCTCGTCCAACGGCTGCGCGCCGAGCCGGAGATCAGGCCGAGGGCCATCGACGAGCTGCTGCGCTGGATCCCGCACCGCAACGCGGTCGGCCTGTCCCGGATCGCCCTGGAGGACGTGGAGATCCGGGGCGTACGGATCCGGGCGGGCGACCCGGTCTATGTGTCCTACCTGTCGGCCAACCGCGACCCGGAGGTCTTCCCCGACCCGGAGACGATCGACCTCGACCGCAGCCCCAACGCGCACGTGGCGTTCGGGTTCGGCCCGCACTACTGCCCCGGCGGCATGCTGGCCAGGCTTGAGTCGGAGCTCCTGGTGGAAGCCCTGCTGGACCGGGTGCCGGGCCTGCGACTGGCGGTGCCGGCCAACGAAGTCCCCTTCAGAAAGGGCGCGTTGATCCGTGGGCCCGAGGCCCTGCCCGTGACGTGGTGAGGAGCGGTGAGCGACGATGACGACGACCGAGGGGCTGCTCGTACCGCCCGGCCACGGCCGGGTGGTGCAGACGCCCGCCCAGCGTGTGACGTTCAAGGTGACGGGCACGCACTCACGGACGGCATCCACCTTCGAGGTGGAGGT includes the following:
- a CDS encoding phosphodiester glycosidase family protein, which gives rise to MTRRHGRFPAGRPVRTVLTVLTAVGVLAGAALAGAAPAAAVAAGTEIAPGVVYEEFDIQAVKGPTHAHVLRVDLRDPRVRLDLLHPGAVAARAPVSALADSAGAVAGVNGDFFNITETQHPGVEATGATVGPAIAQGHVLKAAVPAGQRFGPALPPGTTTEDVFGVGVDRRGRLDRLALDGSVRTPEGALPLGGLNQYALPENSVGAFTAQWGSVSRVRATCGSDSERADPCSSDTYEVTVRRGRVVSASDLPGSGPIAADTTVLVGREAGARWLRKLSAGEQVVVRHRLVASASRIPYRFALAGYPVLRGGQPLPGLDGATGAVRTAVGIADGGRRLLLFAVDGDPAYRSGLTIAEVADEMRALGSVDAFSLDGGGSTTLVAREPGATTVTVRNHPQGGAERPVPNGIGVFSAP
- a CDS encoding phosphatidylinositol-specific phospholipase C/glycerophosphodiester phosphodiesterase family protein, which translates into the protein MVHITRRSALTTFGAALAGAVALPAAQAWADGGGRGPSPLWRAHAHNDYAHQRPLFDALDHRFGSVEADIFLVGDQLLVGHDTTELDPSRTLESLYLEPLVARVRANQGAVYRGWRRPLQLLVDIKTEGASTYLELDRHLRRYARLFTTYADGRVLPGPVTAVISGDRAARAPMEAQTVRRAFYDGRLTDLGSPAPASFVPLISDNWTNNFTWLGDGPFPDAERQKLRGIVQQAHDRGQQVRLWATPDTAGPARDALWAELLAAGVDYVNTDDLAGLEAFLDARPSA
- a CDS encoding acyl-CoA dehydrogenase family protein, translated to MSAQPDLLYSPEEEALRAAVRDLLTDHCDAPGVIARTESDAPHDLALWKLLADGMGLAGLLVPEAQGGDGATHREVAVVVEELGRAVAPVPYLTSAVVATEALLACADEELLAQLASGRTIAALAVGLQVAPAGEFKTVRQENGTLRGELTGIADAAAADVLLVPADDGDLYAVAADAVTVTPQVSLDLTRPLATVTLGGAQGRRLGAAAPAVRRALRAGAGLLASEQLGVAEWTLTETVRYLKERKQFNRPVGGFQALKHRLAQLWLEVVSLRAAARGAADALSTGEDADVAVAVAQAYAAPVAVRAAEEALQLHGGFGMTWEHPVHLYLKRAKADSIAYGTAGAHREALAELVDLQAP
- a CDS encoding acyl-CoA dehydrogenase family protein, whose translation is MTIDAAELRRCTTELLAAHPPADTDRLDFLKARFDAGLAWVHFPEGLGGLGVPRSLQAVVDAELAAAGAPDNDPRRIGIGLGMAAPTILHYGTEEQKRRFLRPLWTGEEVWCQLFSEPGAGSDLAALGTRAVKEGEDWVVNGQKVWTSSAHVARWAILIARTDPDAPKHAGITYFICDMTDPGVEVRPLRQITGEAEFNEVFLTDVRIPDSRRLGEVGDGWRVAQTTLMNERVSIGGMRLPREGGMIGPVSRTWRERPGLRTHDLHQRLLKLWVEAEVVRLTGERLRQQLVAGEPGPEGSGMKLAFARLAQEISGLEVELRGEEGLLYDDWTLRRPELVDFTGRDAGYRYLRAKGNSIEGGTSEVLLNIVAERVLGLPAEPRTDKDVAWKDLAR
- a CDS encoding NADPH:quinone oxidoreductase family protein; amino-acid sequence: MQAWQVHENGEPIEVMRPAETAQPTPGEGQVLLRVRAANVNFPDALMCRGQYQVRPPLPFTPGVEICGETEDGRRVIANPVLPYGGFAEYAVADAAALLPAPEALDDAEAAALHIGYQTGWFGLHRRARLEAGETLLVHAAAGGVGSAAVQLGKAAGARVIGVVGGPDKAAVARELGCDVVIDRRDEDVIAAVKEATGGRGADVIYDPVGGDAYTQSAKTVAFEGRIVVVGFASGTVPSPALNHALVKNYSILGLHWGLYGTKNPELIQHCHEQLTELAARGAVKPLISERVPLAGAAAAVQRVADGASTGRIAVVPSLESLENGAAA
- a CDS encoding ATP-dependent DNA ligase, with protein sequence MLLARLAQVSREVADTSARSRKTALLADLFRETEPDDVPVVIPYLAGRLPQGRLGVGWKVLGNRVPPAAGPTLTVREVDVLLTGLGKVSGPGSQAERARIVGELMGAATEEEQRFLLGLITGEVRQGALDAVAVEGLAQATGAVAADVRRAVMLAGSLQTVAEALLADGPGALERFRLTVGRPVQPMLAQSAVSVAEAVGRLGGCAVEEKLDGIRVQVHRDGDTVRIHTRTLDDITDRLPEVVAAARELPEERFILDGEVISLDADGRPRSFQETAGRVGSRTDVAKAAREVPVSPVFFDVLSVGGRDLLDLPLTERHAELARLVPEPMRVRRTVVEPGPEGVTEAEDFLADTLARGHEGVMVKGLDAAYSAGRRGASWLKVKPVHTLDLVILAAEWGHGRRTGKLSNLHLGARGPDGGFVMLGKTFKGMTDTMLAWQTERLRELAVSEDGHVVTVRPELVVEIAYDGLQRSTRYPAGVTLRFARVLRYREDKRPEEADTVETLLAAHPEVGP
- a CDS encoding NUDIX domain-containing protein, coding for MTAAHSAGLLLFRHTANGLEVLLGHMGGPYFAKKDAGAWTVPKGEYDPGEPAWDAARREFQEELGLPPPDGAAVPLGEVRQTGGKVVTAWAIEADLDPAAVVPGTFSMEWPPRSGKLQEFPEVDRVEWLGLDRARDVIVTAQSAFLDRLAEHSG
- a CDS encoding NADP-dependent succinic semialdehyde dehydrogenase, coding for MPIATVNPATGETVETFEAMDDDEIERRLELAEATFRTYRTTPIAERARLMNRAADLLDAEREDVARVMTTEMGKPLKQARAEAAKCAKAMRWYAEHAEELLADEVPAASDVKDSGASRVRVRYRPLGPVLAVMPWNFPLWQVIRFAAPALLAGNVGLLKHASNVPQTALYLEDLFHRAGFPEGCFQTLLIGSGAVDEILRDERIKAATLTGSEPAGRAVAATSGEMVKKTVLELGGSDPFIVMPSADLDRAAEVAVTARVQNNGQSCIAAKRFIVHTDVYDTFVEKFVAGMKALTMGDPMDEETDVGPLASQSGRTDVEELVDDAKRSGATVLAGGERPEGPGWYYPPTVLADVDRDMRIHREEAFGPVATLYRAADLDEAVLIANDTPFGLSSNVWTRDEAETDRFVRDLEAGGVYFNGMTASHPAFPFGGVKRSGYGRELAGQGMHEFCNITTVWHGA
- a CDS encoding DUF6213 family protein, whose protein sequence is MNREVTLPLIVDDRGTLQVAAADVSKLLRTVGGRWLHLVETGEGRLDEDTVAALTIELAKLADRIDVACIAHSSGTP
- a CDS encoding type III polyketide synthase — protein: MATLCRPSVSVPEHVITMEETLELARAHHADHPQLALALRLIENTGVRTRHIVQPIEETLKHPGFEDRNKMYEAEAKARVPAVIQRALDDAELMTSDIDVIIYVSCTGFMMPSLTAWLINEMDFPSNTRQLPIAQLGCAAGGAAINRAHDFCTAYPEANALIVACEFCSLCYQPTDLGVGSLLSNGLFGDGIAAAVVRGEGGTGVRLERNGSYLIPKTEDWIAYDVRATGFHFLLDKRVPTTMEPLAPALQDLAGMHGWDATDLDFYIIHAGGPRILDDLSKFLKVEPHAFRFSRATLTEYGNIASAVVLDALRRLFDEGGADAEARGLLAGFGPGITAEMTVGRWQRSDQGIS